Proteins encoded together in one Rhizobium bangladeshense window:
- the pdhA gene encoding pyruvate dehydrogenase (acetyl-transferring) E1 component subunit alpha, protein MAPRKTATVSSRKTAAKPAAKASNGGPIADFDRDEELKAYREMLLIRRFEEKAGQLYGMGFIGGFCHLYIGQEAVVVGMQMAQKEGDQVITAYRDHGHMLATGMEARGVMAELTGRRSGYSHGKGGSMHMFSKEKHFYGGHGIVGAQVSLGTGLAFANRYRGNDNVAIAYFGDGAANQGQVYESFNMAALWKLPIIYVVENNRYAMGTSTARATAQSNYSLRGSGFGIPGMQVDGMDVRAVKAAADEALEHCRSGKGPIILEMLTYRYRGHSMSDPAKYRTKEEVQKMRSEQDPIEQVKARLIEKGWASEDDLKAIDKDVRDIVADSADFAQADPEPDASELYTDILL, encoded by the coding sequence ATGGCGCCGCGAAAGACCGCGACCGTTTCCAGCCGCAAAACTGCAGCAAAACCAGCAGCCAAAGCATCGAACGGAGGCCCTATAGCCGACTTCGATCGGGATGAGGAACTCAAGGCCTATCGCGAGATGCTACTGATCCGCCGCTTCGAGGAGAAGGCGGGTCAGCTTTATGGTATGGGCTTCATCGGCGGCTTTTGCCATCTCTACATCGGTCAGGAAGCCGTTGTCGTCGGCATGCAGATGGCACAGAAGGAAGGCGATCAGGTCATCACCGCCTATCGAGACCACGGCCATATGCTTGCTACCGGCATGGAAGCGCGCGGCGTGATGGCGGAACTGACCGGGCGCCGCAGCGGCTATTCCCACGGGAAGGGCGGCTCGATGCACATGTTCTCGAAAGAGAAACATTTCTACGGCGGCCACGGCATCGTCGGCGCCCAGGTTTCACTCGGAACCGGTCTCGCCTTCGCAAACCGCTATCGCGGCAATGACAATGTCGCCATCGCCTATTTCGGCGACGGCGCCGCCAACCAGGGCCAGGTTTACGAGAGTTTCAACATGGCCGCTCTCTGGAAGCTGCCGATCATCTATGTCGTCGAAAACAACCGCTACGCCATGGGCACGTCGACGGCGCGCGCCACGGCGCAGTCGAATTACTCGCTGCGCGGCTCGGGCTTCGGCATCCCCGGTATGCAGGTTGACGGCATGGACGTTCGCGCCGTCAAAGCTGCGGCCGACGAGGCGCTCGAACATTGCCGCTCCGGCAAGGGCCCGATCATCCTCGAGATGCTGACCTACCGTTATCGCGGCCACTCCATGTCCGATCCGGCGAAGTATCGCACCAAGGAAGAAGTGCAGAAGATGCGCTCCGAGCAGGATCCGATCGAGCAGGTGAAGGCGCGCCTCATCGAAAAGGGCTGGGCATCCGAAGACGATCTGAAGGCGATCGACAAGGATGTCCGCGACATCGTTGCCGACAGCGCCGACTTCGCCCAGGCCGATCCTGAGCCGGATGCATCCGAGCTCTATACCGACATTCTGCTCTAA
- a CDS encoding pyruvate dehydrogenase complex E1 component subunit beta: MPIDILMPALSPTMEEGTLSKWLKQEGDKVTSGDVIAEIETDKATMEVEAVDEGIIGKLLVDAGTEGVKVNTKIAVLLQDGESASDISAAKPAVAAAPQVPQEEKPTNTGSASAPLPAEPKAVIPNDPEIPAGTEMVSMTVREALRDAMAEEMRANEDVFVMGEEVAEYQGAYKVTQGLLQEFGPRRVVDTPITEHGFAGVGVGAAMAGLRPIVEFMTFNFAMQAIDQIINSAAKTLYMSGGQMGAPIVFRGPNGAAARVAAQHSQDYAAWYSAIPGLKVIMPYTAADAKGLLKAAIRDPNPIIFLENEILYGQHFDVPKLDNFVLPIGKARIHRQGKDATVVSFGIGMTYATKAVAELEQLGIDVELIDLRTIRPMDLPTVIESVKKTGRLVTVEEGYPQSSVGTEIATRVMQQAFDYLDAPILTIAGKDVPMPYAANLEKLALPNVGEVVDAVKAVCYK, encoded by the coding sequence ATGCCTATCGATATCCTCATGCCCGCCCTCTCTCCGACGATGGAAGAAGGCACTCTGTCCAAATGGCTGAAGCAGGAGGGTGACAAGGTCACCTCAGGCGACGTCATTGCCGAAATCGAAACCGATAAGGCGACGATGGAAGTCGAAGCCGTCGACGAAGGCATCATCGGCAAGCTGCTGGTCGATGCCGGAACCGAAGGCGTCAAGGTCAACACCAAGATTGCCGTGCTGCTGCAGGACGGCGAATCGGCCTCGGATATATCAGCCGCCAAACCGGCAGTCGCCGCCGCACCCCAGGTGCCCCAGGAAGAAAAGCCGACCAACACCGGCTCGGCCTCAGCGCCGCTTCCCGCCGAGCCGAAGGCCGTCATTCCGAACGATCCCGAAATTCCTGCCGGTACCGAAATGGTGTCGATGACCGTGCGCGAAGCGCTTCGCGACGCCATGGCCGAAGAAATGCGCGCCAATGAAGACGTCTTCGTGATGGGCGAGGAAGTCGCGGAATATCAGGGCGCCTACAAGGTCACGCAGGGCCTGCTGCAGGAATTCGGCCCCCGCCGGGTTGTCGATACGCCAATTACCGAGCATGGCTTCGCCGGCGTCGGTGTCGGTGCGGCAATGGCCGGCCTTCGCCCGATCGTCGAATTCATGACTTTCAACTTCGCCATGCAGGCGATCGATCAGATCATCAACTCGGCCGCCAAGACGCTTTACATGTCCGGCGGCCAGATGGGTGCGCCGATCGTCTTCCGCGGCCCGAACGGTGCCGCCGCCCGCGTCGCCGCCCAACACAGCCAGGACTATGCCGCCTGGTACAGCGCCATTCCCGGTCTGAAGGTCATCATGCCTTACACCGCAGCGGACGCGAAGGGCCTGCTGAAGGCGGCAATTCGCGATCCGAACCCGATCATCTTCCTCGAGAACGAAATTCTCTACGGCCAGCACTTCGATGTGCCGAAGCTCGATAATTTCGTGCTCCCGATCGGCAAGGCGCGCATCCATCGTCAGGGCAAGGATGCCACAGTCGTCTCCTTCGGTATCGGCATGACCTATGCAACGAAGGCGGTCGCCGAACTCGAACAGCTCGGCATCGACGTCGAATTGATCGACCTTCGCACAATCCGCCCGATGGACCTTCCCACGGTTATCGAATCGGTGAAGAAAACCGGCCGCCTCGTCACTGTCGAGGAAGGTTATCCGCAATCCTCGGTCGGCACCGAAATCGCCACCCGCGTCATGCAGCAGGCCTTCGACTATCTCGATGCGCCGATCCTGACGATTGCGGGCAAGGACGTGCCGATGCCTTACGCCGCCAATCTCGAAAAGTTGGCACTTCCGAATGTCGGCGAAGTTGTCGATGCGGTGAAGGCTGTCTGCTACAAATAA
- a CDS encoding pyruvate dehydrogenase complex dihydrolipoamide acetyltransferase has translation MPINITMPALSPTMEEGNLAKWLVKEGDKVKSGDVIAEIETDKATMEVEAVDEGTVAKLVVPAGTEGVKVNALIAVLAADGEDVSAAASGAGSAAPAKAEGAAAPKVEAAPAKTEAAPAPAPAAAPAAVSAGGNRTFSSPLARRLAKEAGIDLSAVAGSGPHGRVIKSDIEATLAGGAKPAPAPAAAPAPQAAAPAPAAAAPKGASEDAVLKLFEPGSYELVPHDGMRKTIARRLVESKQTIPHFYVSVDCELDALMALRAQLNDAAPRKDGAPAYKLSVNDMVIKAMALALRDVPDANVSWTDNNMVKHKHADVGVAVSIPGGLITPIIRKAEQKTLSVISNEMRDLGKRAKDRKLKPEEYQGGTSSVSNMGMMGVKNFAAVVNPPHATILAVGAGEQRVVVKNGEMAIASVMTVTLSTDHRCVDGALGAELLQAFKGYIENPMGMLV, from the coding sequence ATGCCGATCAATATCACGATGCCCGCCCTCTCTCCGACGATGGAGGAAGGCAATCTGGCCAAGTGGCTGGTCAAGGAAGGCGACAAGGTCAAGTCTGGCGATGTGATCGCCGAGATCGAGACCGACAAGGCGACGATGGAAGTCGAAGCTGTCGATGAAGGCACCGTTGCCAAGCTCGTCGTTCCCGCCGGCACCGAAGGCGTCAAGGTCAATGCCCTGATCGCCGTTCTTGCCGCCGATGGCGAAGATGTTTCGGCTGCCGCAAGCGGCGCGGGTTCCGCCGCTCCCGCCAAGGCAGAGGGCGCAGCTGCGCCGAAAGTCGAAGCTGCGCCGGCGAAGACCGAGGCCGCTCCGGCGCCGGCACCTGCCGCTGCACCCGCGGCCGTTTCGGCTGGTGGCAACCGTACCTTCTCTTCACCGCTCGCGCGCCGTCTGGCCAAGGAAGCCGGCATCGACCTTTCGGCCGTCGCCGGTTCCGGTCCGCATGGCCGCGTGATCAAGAGCGATATCGAAGCCACCCTTGCCGGCGGCGCCAAGCCCGCTCCCGCGCCTGCCGCTGCTCCGGCTCCGCAGGCTGCTGCACCGGCTCCGGCTGCTGCCGCGCCGAAAGGCGCCTCCGAGGATGCCGTGCTTAAGCTGTTCGAGCCGGGCTCCTACGAACTCGTGCCGCATGACGGCATGCGCAAGACGATCGCTCGGCGCCTGGTCGAATCCAAGCAGACGATTCCGCATTTCTACGTCAGCGTTGATTGCGAGCTCGACGCTCTCATGGCGCTGCGCGCCCAGCTCAACGACGCAGCGCCCCGCAAGGACGGCGCTCCGGCCTATAAGCTCTCGGTCAATGATATGGTCATCAAGGCCATGGCGCTGGCGCTGCGCGACGTTCCGGACGCCAATGTGTCGTGGACCGACAACAACATGGTCAAGCACAAGCACGCCGATGTCGGCGTGGCCGTTTCGATCCCCGGCGGCCTGATCACACCGATTATCCGCAAGGCCGAGCAGAAGACGCTGTCGGTCATCTCCAACGAGATGCGCGACCTCGGCAAGCGGGCCAAGGACCGCAAGCTGAAGCCCGAGGAGTATCAGGGCGGCACGAGTTCGGTCTCGAACATGGGCATGATGGGCGTGAAGAACTTCGCCGCCGTCGTCAACCCGCCGCATGCGACGATCCTCGCGGTTGGTGCTGGGGAGCAGCGGGTCGTCGTCAAGAACGGCGAAATGGCCATTGCGTCGGTCATGACGGTCACGCTCTCGACCGACCATCGCTGCGTCGATGGCGCCCTCGGCGCCGAACTGCTCCAGGCCTTCAAGGGCTACATCGAAAACCCGATGGGCATGCTTGTCTGA
- a CDS encoding SGNH/GDSL hydrolase family protein: MTKTVLCYGDSLTWGYDAETIGRHEYKNRWPSVLQAALGSEVRVIAEGLNGRTTAFDDHLADCDRNGARILPTILQTHAPLDLVILLLGTNDMKPVVAGSAFAACQGISRLVRLIRNHAWPFEFDGPEILIVAPPAICATGNVPFAASFPGGIEESAKLATLYRDLADELGCGFFDGNSVAKTTPIDGIHLDAENTRALGRGLESIVRMMLGI, from the coding sequence ATGACCAAGACCGTTCTTTGCTATGGTGATTCGCTGACCTGGGGTTATGACGCCGAGACGATCGGCCGTCATGAGTACAAGAACCGCTGGCCGAGCGTGCTTCAGGCGGCGCTCGGCAGCGAGGTGCGTGTCATCGCCGAGGGGTTGAACGGTCGCACGACCGCTTTCGACGACCACCTTGCCGATTGCGATCGTAACGGCGCACGCATCCTGCCGACGATCCTGCAGACGCATGCGCCGCTCGACCTCGTCATCCTTCTGCTCGGCACCAACGACATGAAGCCGGTCGTGGCCGGTTCTGCCTTTGCCGCCTGCCAGGGCATCAGCCGGCTCGTGCGGCTGATCCGCAATCACGCCTGGCCGTTCGAATTCGATGGGCCGGAGATCCTGATCGTGGCGCCGCCGGCGATCTGCGCGACGGGCAATGTGCCCTTCGCCGCATCCTTTCCCGGCGGCATCGAGGAATCGGCAAAGCTAGCAACGCTTTATCGCGATCTTGCCGACGAACTCGGTTGTGGCTTTTTCGACGGCAATTCCGTCGCCAAGACTACGCCGATCGACGGAATTCACCTCGATGCGGAAAATACGCGTGCACTCGGACGCGGGCTGGAATCAATCGTGCGGATGATGCTGGGGATCTGA
- a CDS encoding GNAT family N-acetyltransferase, with product MTAFVALRQASRRDASELAILADIASHGFASWLWFADVAKGVSDTPLERGRLKMSEEEAVGGWRDAVVAEAYGEVAGVAIGHALDEDISDIEATIPATEPMLALQKTVVGSWFIGSLGVYSHLRGIGVGQRLLEDQIERADRRPVSLITASDNEAALSLYGRNGFLEAARADAVPLFENSKRHAWVLMTRSAA from the coding sequence ATGACCGCCTTCGTCGCCCTCCGGCAGGCCTCGCGGCGGGATGCCTCGGAGCTGGCAATTCTGGCGGATATTGCCTCGCATGGCTTTGCCTCCTGGCTCTGGTTCGCCGACGTGGCGAAGGGCGTGAGCGACACGCCGCTGGAGCGGGGCAGGCTGAAGATGAGTGAGGAGGAGGCCGTCGGAGGCTGGCGGGACGCGGTGGTCGCTGAGGCCTATGGCGAGGTCGCAGGTGTGGCGATCGGCCACGCGCTGGATGAAGACATAAGCGATATCGAGGCGACCATTCCGGCGACCGAGCCGATGCTCGCCTTGCAGAAGACGGTTGTGGGAAGCTGGTTCATCGGCAGTCTCGGCGTTTACAGCCACCTGCGCGGCATCGGCGTCGGACAGAGGCTGCTGGAGGATCAGATCGAAAGGGCCGATCGGCGGCCCGTCAGTCTGATCACCGCAAGCGACAACGAAGCGGCTTTGTCGCTTTATGGAAGAAACGGATTCTTGGAGGCTGCGCGCGCTGATGCCGTGCCGCTCTTCGAAAACAGCAAGAGGCACGCGTGGGTGCTCATGACCCGCAGCGCAGCGTAA
- the lpdA gene encoding dihydrolipoyl dehydrogenase: MAESYDVIIIGSGPGGYVAAIRAAQLGLKTAIVEREHMGGICLNWGCIPTKALLRSAEVLDHSNHLKDYGLILEGTVKPDAKAVVGRSRAVSARLNAGVGFLMKKNKIDIIWGEAKLSKPGEIVVGKSSKPVVEPQHPLPKNVKSGEGTYTAKHIILATGARPRALPGIEPDGKLIWTYFEALKPDVLPKSLIVMGSGAIGIEFASFYRSMGVDVTVVEVMPTIMPVEDAEITAIARKQLEKRGLKIFTSAKVTKVEKGAGSITAHVETADGKVQQITADRMISAVGVQGNIENLGLEALGVKTDRGCVVADGYGKTNVAAIYAIGDVAGPPMLAHKAEHEGVVCVEKIAGLPNVHPTDKGKVPGCTYCDPQVASVGLTEAKAKELGRDIRVGRFSFAANGKAIALGEDQGMVKVIFDKKTGELLGAHMVGAEVTELIQGFVVAMNLETTEEELMHTIFPHPTVSETMKEAVLDAYGRVLNA, encoded by the coding sequence ATGGCTGAATCCTACGACGTCATCATCATCGGCTCCGGGCCCGGCGGCTATGTCGCCGCCATCCGTGCAGCCCAGCTCGGCCTCAAGACGGCGATTGTCGAGCGCGAGCATATGGGCGGCATCTGCCTGAACTGGGGCTGCATACCGACCAAGGCGCTGCTGCGTTCGGCCGAGGTGCTCGACCACTCCAACCATCTCAAGGATTACGGCCTCATTCTCGAGGGCACCGTCAAGCCGGACGCCAAGGCGGTCGTTGGCCGCTCGCGTGCTGTCTCTGCCCGCCTCAATGCCGGCGTCGGCTTCCTGATGAAGAAGAACAAGATCGACATCATCTGGGGCGAGGCGAAGCTTTCGAAGCCCGGCGAGATCGTCGTCGGCAAGTCTTCTAAGCCTGTCGTCGAACCGCAGCACCCGCTGCCGAAAAACGTCAAGAGCGGCGAGGGCACCTATACCGCCAAGCACATCATCCTTGCGACCGGCGCCCGTCCGCGCGCGCTGCCGGGCATCGAGCCCGACGGCAAGCTGATCTGGACCTATTTCGAGGCGCTGAAGCCGGATGTGCTGCCGAAGTCGCTGATCGTCATGGGCTCGGGTGCGATCGGCATCGAATTCGCAAGCTTCTATCGTTCGATGGGCGTCGACGTCACGGTCGTCGAAGTCATGCCGACCATCATGCCGGTCGAGGACGCCGAAATCACCGCCATCGCCCGCAAGCAGCTGGAAAAGCGCGGTCTCAAGATCTTCACGAGCGCCAAGGTGACCAAAGTCGAGAAAGGGGCGGGCAGTATCACCGCCCATGTCGAGACTGCAGACGGCAAGGTGCAGCAGATCACCGCCGACCGGATGATTTCGGCCGTAGGCGTTCAGGGCAATATCGAAAACCTCGGCCTCGAGGCACTCGGCGTCAAGACCGACCGCGGTTGCGTCGTCGCCGATGGTTACGGCAAGACCAATGTCGCGGCCATCTATGCGATCGGCGACGTCGCCGGCCCGCCGATGCTGGCGCACAAGGCGGAGCATGAGGGCGTCGTCTGCGTCGAGAAGATCGCCGGCCTGCCGAATGTTCATCCCACCGACAAGGGCAAGGTCCCCGGCTGCACCTACTGCGATCCGCAGGTGGCCTCCGTCGGCCTGACCGAAGCTAAAGCCAAGGAGCTGGGCCGCGATATCCGCGTCGGCCGTTTCTCCTTCGCGGCGAACGGCAAGGCGATCGCGCTCGGCGAAGACCAGGGCATGGTGAAGGTGATCTTCGACAAGAAGACCGGCGAGCTGCTTGGCGCCCATATGGTCGGCGCCGAAGTCACCGAACTCATCCAGGGCTTCGTCGTCGCGATGAACCTCGAAACGACCGAGGAAGAGCTGATGCATACGATCTTCCCGCATCCGACCGTGTCCGAGACGATGAAGGAAGCGGTACTCGATGCTTATGGGCGTGTGCTGAACGCGTGA
- a CDS encoding GlsB/YeaQ/YmgE family stress response membrane protein has product MSMETQALLVFLLIGLVAGFLASLVVGGGGLIRCLLSGIIGAFVGGYLFSALGISLGIENALVVQIIHATVGAIIVVLVARAVA; this is encoded by the coding sequence ATGTCTATGGAGACGCAGGCGTTGCTGGTGTTTTTGCTGATCGGCCTGGTTGCGGGTTTCCTGGCCAGTCTCGTCGTCGGTGGCGGCGGGTTGATCAGATGCCTGTTGAGCGGCATCATCGGCGCCTTCGTCGGCGGCTATCTGTTCAGCGCGCTCGGCATCTCGCTGGGCATTGAAAATGCGCTGGTGGTGCAGATCATCCATGCCACGGTCGGCGCCATCATCGTGGTGCTGGTTGCCAGGGCGGTCGCATAG
- a CDS encoding GlsB/YeaQ/YmgE family stress response membrane protein, translated as MESVGWISAIIIGGLAGWLAGKLMDARYGIFLNIVLGIVGSVVATAILAQFHVQLAGGRLGYFVTGFLGACLLIFLARLVRR; from the coding sequence ATGGAAAGCGTCGGCTGGATTTCGGCAATCATCATCGGTGGGCTTGCAGGCTGGCTCGCCGGTAAGCTGATGGACGCGCGATACGGAATTTTCCTGAATATCGTCCTCGGCATCGTCGGCTCGGTCGTCGCCACCGCCATCCTCGCCCAATTTCACGTCCAGCTTGCCGGCGGACGGCTGGGATATTTCGTGACGGGTTTCCTCGGGGCCTGCCTGCTGATATTCCTTGCGCGACTGGTGCGGCGCTGA
- the lipA gene encoding lipoyl synthase: MVTILDTINPDAKRVRHPEKAHRPDTEVMRKPDWIRVKAPTSKGYAETRAIVKEHKLVTVCEEAGCPNIGECWDKKHATFMIMGEICTRACAFCNVATGKPNALDMAEPENVAKAVREMGLSHVVITSVDRDDLEDGGAEHFEKVIWAIRAASPATTIEILTPDFLKKPGALERVVAAKPDVFNHNMETVAGNYLTVRPGARYFHSIRLLQRVKELDPTMFTKSGIMVGLGEERNEVLQLMDDLRTADVDFLTIGQYLQPTRKHHKVESFVTPEEFKSYETVAYSKGFLMVASSPLTRSSHHAGDDFARLKAAREKKLLIAAE, encoded by the coding sequence ATGGTGACTATTCTCGACACGATCAATCCCGACGCCAAACGCGTACGTCATCCGGAGAAGGCGCATCGTCCCGATACTGAAGTCATGCGCAAGCCGGACTGGATCCGCGTCAAGGCGCCGACCTCCAAAGGTTATGCCGAGACGCGCGCCATCGTGAAGGAGCACAAGCTCGTTACCGTCTGCGAGGAGGCAGGCTGCCCGAATATCGGCGAGTGCTGGGACAAGAAGCACGCGACCTTCATGATCATGGGCGAGATTTGTACCCGCGCCTGCGCCTTCTGCAATGTCGCGACCGGCAAGCCGAACGCGCTCGATATGGCCGAGCCGGAAAACGTCGCCAAGGCGGTCCGGGAGATGGGCCTCAGCCACGTCGTCATCACCTCCGTCGACCGTGACGATCTCGAAGACGGTGGCGCCGAGCACTTCGAAAAGGTGATCTGGGCGATCCGTGCCGCCTCGCCGGCAACGACGATCGAGATCCTGACGCCGGACTTCCTGAAGAAGCCGGGTGCGCTGGAGCGCGTCGTCGCCGCCAAGCCCGACGTCTTCAACCACAATATGGAAACGGTTGCCGGCAACTACCTGACGGTTCGCCCCGGCGCCCGCTATTTCCACTCCATCCGCCTGCTGCAGCGGGTGAAGGAGCTCGATCCCACCATGTTCACCAAGTCGGGCATCATGGTGGGCCTCGGCGAGGAGCGCAACGAAGTGCTGCAACTGATGGACGACCTGCGCACGGCCGATGTCGACTTCCTGACGATCGGCCAGTACCTGCAGCCGACCCGCAAACACCACAAGGTCGAGAGCTTCGTCACGCCCGAGGAGTTCAAGTCCTACGAGACGGTCGCCTACAGCAAAGGCTTCCTGATGGTTGCATCTAGCCCGCTGACCCGCTCGTCACACCATGCTGGCGATGATTTTGCCCGGCTGAAGGCGGCGCGCGAGAAGAAGCTGCTGATCGCTGCTGAATAA
- a CDS encoding AAA family ATPase translates to MNVISGSKSTLAEADRILVIGCPGSGKSTLAKKLSQALGLRYISMDRDFYWLPGWRKRPRGEIDRLIGDAVAEERWIMDGTGLSSFHLRLPRADFVIWLRPSRYSCLYGAVSRTLRYFGRNRPELPAGCPERLSLDALAYMWNFERDGVPLIEAALRDHAAGIPEHGPDVPVLQLKSRRRMRELLDLLDRPA, encoded by the coding sequence ATGAATGTCATATCCGGATCAAAATCGACGCTTGCCGAAGCCGACCGTATCTTGGTGATCGGCTGCCCCGGCAGCGGTAAGAGCACGCTTGCAAAAAAGCTCTCGCAAGCGCTCGGCCTTCGCTACATCTCCATGGACCGCGACTTCTACTGGCTGCCGGGTTGGAGAAAGAGGCCGCGCGGCGAGATTGACCGTCTAATCGGCGATGCCGTGGCGGAAGAACGCTGGATCATGGATGGAACCGGCCTCAGCTCCTTCCATCTTCGCCTGCCGCGGGCTGATTTCGTCATTTGGCTTCGCCCGTCAAGATATTCATGCCTCTACGGCGCCGTCTCAAGAACGTTGCGATATTTCGGACGTAACCGTCCCGAACTGCCTGCCGGCTGCCCTGAGCGCCTCTCGCTGGATGCGCTTGCCTATATGTGGAATTTCGAGCGGGACGGCGTGCCACTGATTGAGGCAGCACTTCGGGATCATGCAGCCGGCATCCCCGAACATGGCCCGGATGTGCCGGTTCTTCAGCTAAAATCCCGCCGCCGGATGCGCGAACTCCTTGATCTTCTGGACCGGCCCGCTTAA
- a CDS encoding type II toxin-antitoxin system RatA family toxin: MPQFETHRSVPHTPDQMFDLVADVERYPEFLPLCEALSVKSRRERDGKILLVADMTVGYKAIRETFTTQVLLNRAERVIEVKYIDGPFKYLENRWHFGETPAGGCTINFFIDYEFKSRILGALMGSMFDRAFRMFTEAFETRANRIYVTVQ; encoded by the coding sequence ATGCCGCAATTCGAAACGCACCGTTCCGTCCCGCACACGCCCGACCAGATGTTCGATCTCGTTGCCGATGTCGAGCGCTATCCGGAATTCCTGCCGCTCTGCGAGGCGCTTTCCGTCAAGAGCCGCAGGGAGCGCGACGGCAAGATCCTGCTCGTGGCCGACATGACCGTGGGTTATAAGGCGATCCGCGAGACCTTCACGACCCAGGTGCTTTTGAACCGGGCCGAGCGCGTTATCGAGGTCAAATATATCGATGGCCCGTTCAAATATCTCGAAAATCGATGGCATTTCGGCGAAACGCCGGCTGGCGGCTGCACGATCAATTTTTTCATCGATTATGAGTTCAAGAGCCGCATATTGGGCGCGCTGATGGGCTCTATGTTCGACCGCGCCTTCCGTATGTTCACTGAAGCCTTCGAGACAAGGGCGAACAGGATTTACGTCACGGTGCAATAG
- a CDS encoding CinA family protein, whose translation MSLFPEDINSAAAAIIRDFTAAGLMISTAESCTGGLIAGALTEISGSSAVVDRGFVTYTNTAKIEMLGVQEQTLLGFGAVSEETARQMAHGALFRSRAAIAIAVTGIAGPGGGSAEKPVGLVHLAAKSRTGALVHRKMLYGDIGRSAVRLATVRTALEMVHSLLAS comes from the coding sequence ATGAGTCTTTTTCCCGAGGATATCAATTCGGCAGCCGCAGCGATCATCCGCGACTTCACCGCTGCCGGGCTGATGATCTCAACAGCCGAATCCTGCACCGGCGGGCTGATCGCCGGGGCGTTGACCGAAATTTCGGGTTCGTCCGCCGTCGTTGACCGCGGCTTCGTCACCTACACGAACACAGCCAAGATCGAGATGCTCGGAGTGCAGGAGCAAACGCTGCTCGGCTTCGGGGCGGTTTCCGAAGAGACCGCCCGGCAGATGGCGCATGGCGCCCTCTTCCGTTCACGCGCCGCGATCGCCATCGCTGTCACCGGCATTGCAGGCCCCGGTGGCGGGTCGGCGGAAAAACCAGTCGGGCTCGTGCATCTCGCCGCCAAATCGCGGACCGGCGCACTCGTCCACCGAAAGATGCTTTACGGCGATATCGGCCGCAGCGCGGTGCGGCTGGCAACGGTGCGGACGGCGCTGGAGATGGTGCATTCTCTCCTCGCCAGTTGA